A genomic segment from Bradyrhizobium diazoefficiens USDA 110 encodes:
- a CDS encoding coproporphyrinogen-III oxidase family protein produces the protein MDRIAPSIDLYFHIPFCHQNCTFCHFGKEINPPPRRVERYLAALDKEMSWSDAALAGSAIETAFIGGGTPSFLTNNQLKALFGMIGKRFDLSNSEVSFELHPSLAKQADAADRISTLLKGGVNRFVLGVQTLDRDILRILNRGHGVDEVMQTVKLLKGMGVENLSLDLMYGLPQQTLRSWYGSLIGLLDMEVEKFNIFPLMFKSTDPIARHLARGRYQFAGAKERVMMHFMAEHMLTSLGYRHGPIFYWTKMSQPHSFQQARKYDSWNDNNLVPFGVSGFGFMSECQFYNEVDLDRYLSRVEAGEKPVWKGVVLSQDDLMRRTLMFALRSSGVLLSRFEREFGVSLEVYFARELRALKEAGLICISKDGVLSLTDAGTINSGAVSLLFFSNNVLEQVAYNDGRIADKRTDLIEKHDYSPAARYGSSVQMKEVFQ, from the coding sequence TTGGATCGCATTGCGCCGTCGATTGACCTCTATTTCCACATCCCCTTCTGTCATCAGAACTGCACCTTTTGCCACTTCGGCAAGGAGATCAATCCTCCTCCCCGACGAGTCGAACGCTACTTGGCGGCCCTGGATAAGGAGATGAGTTGGTCAGACGCGGCGCTGGCCGGCAGCGCAATTGAGACAGCCTTCATTGGAGGCGGCACTCCCTCATTCTTGACGAACAATCAGCTCAAAGCATTGTTCGGTATGATTGGGAAGCGCTTTGACTTGTCCAATTCGGAGGTGAGTTTCGAGTTACATCCGTCTCTTGCCAAGCAGGCAGACGCTGCCGATCGCATATCTACTCTCCTTAAAGGCGGCGTAAACCGCTTCGTGCTGGGTGTTCAGACTCTAGATCGAGATATTTTGCGGATACTCAACCGCGGGCATGGTGTGGACGAGGTGATGCAAACCGTAAAGTTGCTGAAGGGGATGGGTGTCGAGAACCTGTCGCTCGACCTGATGTACGGATTGCCGCAGCAGACGCTCCGGAGCTGGTACGGCTCTCTGATCGGCCTCCTCGATATGGAAGTTGAAAAGTTCAATATATTTCCATTGATGTTCAAATCGACCGACCCCATAGCTCGTCACTTGGCGCGCGGACGATATCAATTCGCCGGGGCGAAGGAGCGCGTCATGATGCATTTTATGGCCGAGCATATGCTCACGAGTCTCGGCTACCGCCATGGACCGATTTTCTATTGGACTAAGATGTCGCAACCGCACTCCTTTCAACAAGCCCGAAAATACGATTCCTGGAACGATAATAATCTGGTCCCGTTTGGGGTCAGCGGATTTGGTTTCATGAGCGAGTGTCAGTTCTACAACGAAGTGGATTTGGATCGCTACTTGTCCAGGGTCGAAGCGGGCGAGAAACCGGTGTGGAAAGGCGTCGTCCTATCGCAGGATGATCTCATGCGCAGGACGTTAATGTTCGCCCTGCGAAGCAGCGGCGTGTTGCTCTCCCGCTTCGAACGGGAATTTGGCGTATCCCTTGAAGTATACTTTGCTCGCGAGCTAAGGGCCTTGAAGGAGGCAGGACTCATCTGCATTTCGAAGGATGGCGTCCTTTCGTTAACTGATGCCGGCACTATCAATTCGGGTGCAGTGTCACTGCTGTTCTTCTCGAATAATGTGCTTGAGCAGGTCGCATACAATGACGGTCGGATAGCAGACAAACGAACGGATCTTATCGAAAAACATGATTACTCGCCGGCGGCGAGATACGGCTCAAGTGTTCAGATGAAAGAGGTCTTTCAATGA
- a CDS encoding HU family DNA-binding protein, giving the protein MTTATEIADEIAKAYNLPKAQAKAIVDGVFKSIADAAASDAETNVPGFGKFKVKHTPEREGRNPSTGATIKIAAAKKLTFAPAKALKDVLNG; this is encoded by the coding sequence ATGACCACCGCCACTGAAATCGCCGACGAGATCGCCAAGGCGTACAATCTGCCAAAGGCGCAAGCCAAGGCCATCGTGGACGGTGTCTTCAAGTCTATCGCCGATGCAGCAGCGAGCGACGCTGAAACCAATGTGCCGGGCTTTGGCAAGTTCAAGGTGAAGCACACCCCGGAACGCGAAGGCCGCAATCCCTCGACTGGCGCGACGATCAAGATCGCGGCGGCGAAGAAGCTGACGTTCGCCCCGGCCAAGGCCCTCAAGGATGTGCTGAACGGCTAA
- a CDS encoding reverse transcriptase domain-containing protein: protein MRQKNQVELNLSPGAEGEARSAGAREPEARAAEVCLERPAVAGPSMEDVVESENLKAALAQVKRNKGAAGVDGMTVGELSAHLKEHWPAIRAQLLDGTYKPQPVRRVEIPKASGGLRPLGIPTVLDRLIQQAVMQVLQADWDRTFAETSFGFRPGRSAHRAVERAQAYIAAGHSIVVDSQLQPTSPRNVTP from the coding sequence ATGCGGCAGAAGAATCAGGTCGAGCTGAACTTGAGCCCCGGAGCGGAGGGTGAAGCCCGAAGCGCCGGCGCCCGAGAGCCTGAAGCGCGTGCGGCGGAAGTCTGTCTCGAACGCCCGGCGGTCGCAGGACCGTCGATGGAAGACGTTGTCGAGAGTGAGAATCTGAAGGCAGCGTTGGCGCAAGTAAAGCGCAACAAGGGCGCGGCGGGCGTCGACGGGATGACCGTCGGCGAGCTGTCAGCCCACCTGAAGGAGCACTGGCCTGCGATCCGAGCCCAGTTGCTTGACGGCACCTACAAGCCACAGCCGGTGCGGCGGGTGGAGATACCGAAGGCGTCGGGCGGCCTGCGGCCGCTCGGCATTCCGACGGTGCTCGACCGCTTGATCCAGCAGGCGGTGATGCAGGTGCTGCAGGCGGATTGGGATAGGACGTTCGCCGAGACGAGCTTCGGCTTTCGGCCGGGGCGCTCGGCACATCGGGCGGTGGAACGGGCGCAGGCGTACATTGCGGCCGGCCACAGCATCGTGGTGGACAGCCAATTGCAACCGACATCCCCGAGGAACGTCACACCATGA